The following proteins are encoded in a genomic region of Mycolicibacterium rutilum:
- a CDS encoding DivIVA domain-containing protein, with amino-acid sequence MTLVLLYLVVLVLIAVVLFALGSVLFGRGEPLPPLPRETTATVLPASGVTGADVDALKFTQTLRGYKTSEVDWVLDRLGAELDQLRGQLTTLRAAYGIEDADEAAPEEGAHALPATQESEA; translated from the coding sequence GTGACCCTGGTTCTGCTGTATCTGGTCGTCCTGGTCCTCATCGCGGTCGTGCTGTTCGCCTTGGGCAGCGTGCTGTTCGGGCGGGGTGAGCCGCTGCCGCCGCTGCCGCGCGAGACCACCGCCACCGTGCTGCCCGCATCCGGGGTGACGGGCGCCGACGTCGACGCGCTCAAGTTCACCCAGACGCTGCGCGGCTACAAGACCAGCGAGGTCGATTGGGTGCTCGACCGGCTGGGCGCCGAACTCGACCAGCTCCGTGGGCAGCTCACCACGCTGCGGGCGGCGTACGGGATCGAGGACGCCGACGAGGCTGCCCCCGAGGAGGGCGCGCACGCGCTGCCCGCCACGCAGGAGAGCGAGGCGTGA
- a CDS encoding DNA-3-methyladenine glycosylase I, giving the protein MTAAAPARAEPDGRVRCAWIDESRLAPADFVLYRDYHDTEWGQPLRGAQALFERVSLEAFQSGLSWLIILRKRDNFRRAFHGFDIDRVARYTERDVTRLMADTGIVRNRAKVEATIANARAAVALADDGVDLGELLWSFAPPPRPRPADFDSIPAITPESTAMAKELKRRGFRFVGPTTAYALMQATGMVDDHTADCWVPAPRR; this is encoded by the coding sequence GTGACCGCGGCCGCGCCGGCCCGGGCCGAGCCCGACGGCCGGGTGCGCTGCGCCTGGATCGACGAATCCCGGCTCGCGCCCGCCGATTTCGTGCTCTACCGCGACTACCACGACACCGAATGGGGCCAGCCGCTGCGGGGTGCGCAGGCGTTGTTCGAGCGGGTCAGCCTCGAGGCGTTCCAGAGCGGGCTGTCGTGGCTGATCATCCTGCGCAAGCGGGACAACTTCCGGCGCGCCTTCCACGGCTTCGACATCGACCGCGTCGCCCGCTACACCGAGCGGGACGTCACGCGGCTGATGGCCGACACCGGCATCGTGCGCAACCGCGCCAAGGTCGAGGCCACCATTGCCAACGCCCGCGCCGCCGTCGCACTGGCCGACGACGGCGTCGACCTGGGCGAGCTGCTGTGGTCGTTCGCCCCGCCGCCGCGGCCCCGGCCCGCCGACTTCGACTCCATCCCGGCCATCACACCGGAGTCCACCGCGATGGCCAAGGAACTCAAGCGCCGCGGGTTCCGCTTCGTCGGGCCGACGACGGCCTACGCGCTGATGCAGGCGACCGGGATGGTCGACGACCACACCGCCGACTGCTGGGTGCCGGCACCGCGCCGGTGA
- a CDS encoding DUF3117 domain-containing protein has protein sequence MAAMKPRTGDGPLEATKEGRGIVMRVPLEGGGRLVVELTPDEAAALGEELKNVTS, from the coding sequence ATGGCGGCGATGAAGCCCCGGACCGGCGACGGTCCACTGGAAGCAACCAAGGAGGGGCGCGGCATCGTGATGCGGGTACCACTGGAAGGCGGTGGCCGACTGGTCGTCGAGCTCACGCCGGACGAAGCCGCCGCACTCGGCGAGGAACTGAAGAACGTCACCAGCTAG
- the glgA gene encoding glycogen synthase — translation MRVAMMTREYPPEVYGGAGVHVTELVGQLRRLCEVDVHCMGAPRPDAVVAQPDPALVGANAALTMLSADLNMVNAAAQATVVHSHTWYTGLAGHLAALLYGVPHVLTAHSLEPMRPWKAEQLGGGYRVSSWVEKTAVEAADAVIAVSSGMREDVLRTYPALDPNRVHVVRNGIDTEVWYPARPEPGESVLAELGVDLSRPIVAFVGRITRQKGVAHLVAAAHQFAPDVQLVLCAGAPDTPEIAAEVTEAVQQLARARTGVYWVREMLPIVKIREILSAATVFVCPSVYEPLGIVNLEAMACATAVVASDVGGIPEVVADRQTGRLVHYDAADAAGYESRLAAAVNELVADPPLAEQYGAAGRQRCIEEFSWAHIAEQTLEIYRKVSA, via the coding sequence ATGCGGGTGGCGATGATGACTCGGGAGTATCCACCCGAGGTGTACGGCGGGGCCGGGGTGCACGTCACCGAACTGGTCGGCCAGCTGCGTCGCCTGTGCGAGGTCGATGTGCACTGCATGGGCGCGCCGCGCCCGGACGCCGTCGTCGCGCAACCCGACCCGGCGCTCGTCGGCGCCAACGCCGCGCTGACGATGCTGTCGGCGGACCTGAACATGGTCAACGCCGCCGCGCAGGCCACCGTCGTGCATTCGCACACCTGGTACACCGGGCTCGCCGGCCACCTGGCCGCCCTGCTCTACGGCGTCCCGCACGTGCTGACCGCCCACTCTCTCGAACCGATGCGGCCGTGGAAGGCCGAGCAGCTCGGCGGGGGCTACCGCGTGTCGTCGTGGGTGGAGAAGACCGCCGTCGAGGCCGCCGACGCGGTGATCGCGGTCAGCTCGGGCATGCGCGAGGACGTGCTGCGCACGTATCCGGCGCTGGACCCGAACCGGGTGCACGTGGTGCGCAACGGCATCGACACCGAGGTCTGGTATCCGGCCCGGCCGGAACCGGGCGAGTCCGTGCTCGCCGAACTCGGCGTCGATCTGAGCCGTCCGATCGTCGCGTTCGTCGGCCGGATCACCCGGCAGAAGGGCGTCGCGCATCTGGTGGCCGCCGCGCACCAGTTCGCCCCGGACGTGCAACTGGTGTTGTGCGCGGGCGCACCCGACACCCCGGAGATCGCCGCCGAGGTGACCGAGGCGGTGCAGCAGCTGGCCCGCGCCCGCACCGGGGTGTACTGGGTGCGGGAAATGCTACCGATCGTCAAGATCAGGGAGATCCTCAGCGCGGCAACGGTTTTCGTGTGCCCTTCGGTGTACGAGCCGCTGGGGATCGTGAATCTGGAGGCGATGGCCTGCGCGACGGCGGTGGTGGCCTCGGATGTCGGCGGGATTCCCGAGGTGGTCGCCGATCGGCAGACCGGGCGGCTGGTGCACTACGACGCGGCGGACGCGGCCGGCTACGAGAGCCGGCTCGCCGCAGCCGTCAACGAATTGGTGGCCGACCCGCCGCTGGCCGAGCAGTACGGGGCGGCGGGCAGGCAGCGGTGTATCGAGGAGTTCTCCTGGGCGCACATCGCCGAGCAGACCCTCGAGATCTACCGCAAGGTTTCGGCGTAG
- the glgC gene encoding glucose-1-phosphate adenylyltransferase → MRELPHVLGIVLAGGEGKRLYPLTADRAKPAVPFGGAYRLIDFVLSNLVNARYLRICVLTQYKSHSLDRHISQNWRLSGLAGEYITPVPAQQRLGPRWYTGSADAIYQSLNLIYDEDPDYIVVFGADHVYRMDPEQMVQFHIESGAGATVAGIRVPRAEATAFGVIDADESGRIRSFVEKPADPPGTPDNPDEAFVSMGNYIFTTKVLIDAIRADADDDHSDHDMGGDIIPRLVNDGMAAVYDFSNNEVPGATERDHGYWRDVGTLDAFYDAHMDLVSVHPVFNLYNKRWPIRGEAEMLAPAKFVNGGSAQESVVGAGSIISAASVRNSVLSSNVVVDDGAIVEGSVIMPGARIGRGAVVRHAILDKNVVVGPGEMVGVDLDKDRERFAISAGGVVAVGKGVWI, encoded by the coding sequence ATGAGGGAATTGCCACACGTGCTGGGTATCGTCCTGGCCGGCGGCGAGGGCAAACGGCTCTACCCGTTGACAGCGGATCGGGCCAAGCCCGCGGTTCCCTTCGGCGGCGCCTACCGGCTCATCGACTTCGTGCTGTCGAATCTGGTGAACGCGCGATACCTGCGCATCTGCGTGCTCACCCAGTACAAGTCGCACTCGCTGGACCGGCACATCTCGCAGAACTGGCGGCTGTCGGGTCTGGCCGGGGAGTACATCACGCCCGTGCCCGCCCAGCAGCGGCTCGGCCCGCGCTGGTACACCGGTTCGGCCGACGCGATCTACCAGTCGCTGAACCTGATCTACGACGAGGACCCCGACTACATCGTGGTGTTCGGCGCCGACCACGTGTACCGGATGGACCCCGAGCAGATGGTCCAGTTCCACATCGAGAGCGGTGCCGGGGCGACGGTCGCGGGCATCCGGGTGCCGCGCGCGGAGGCCACCGCGTTCGGGGTCATCGACGCCGACGAATCCGGGCGCATCCGCAGCTTCGTCGAGAAGCCCGCCGACCCGCCGGGCACGCCGGACAATCCCGACGAGGCCTTCGTGTCGATGGGCAACTACATCTTCACCACCAAGGTGCTCATCGACGCGATCCGCGCCGACGCCGACGACGACCACTCCGACCATGACATGGGCGGCGACATCATCCCGCGTCTGGTGAACGACGGCATGGCCGCGGTCTACGACTTCTCCAACAACGAGGTGCCCGGCGCCACCGAACGCGACCACGGCTACTGGCGCGACGTCGGCACCCTCGACGCGTTCTACGACGCCCACATGGACCTGGTGTCGGTGCACCCGGTGTTCAACCTGTACAACAAGCGCTGGCCGATCCGCGGCGAGGCCGAGATGCTGGCGCCGGCCAAGTTCGTCAACGGCGGCTCGGCGCAGGAGTCGGTGGTGGGCGCGGGCAGCATCATTTCGGCGGCGTCCGTGCGCAATTCGGTGCTGTCGTCGAACGTCGTCGTCGACGACGGCGCGATCGTCGAGGGCAGCGTGATCATGCCCGGCGCCCGGATCGGCCGCGGCGCGGTGGTGCGGCACGCGATCCTCGACAAGAACGTCGTGGTGGGTCCCGGCGAGATGGTCGGTGTCGATCTGGACAAGGACCGGGAGCGGTTCGCGATCAGCGCCGGGGGCGTGGTCGCGGTCGGCAAGGGCGTCTGGATCTAA
- a CDS encoding methyltransferase family protein, whose amino-acid sequence MKLIVQLTISSLFGIVFVGALLFGPAGTFDYWQAWVFIVIFSVLTTVPNLYLAQRRPEVLRRRMRAGPTAERRPAQRFASIGYLLLFVLVAVVSALDHRFGWSTVPTPVVVLGLVLVTVGLGIAMSVILLNSYAAATVTVERDQQVVSTGWYGFVRHPMYFGVLIMFIGCPLALDSLWGLVLLLPGLVVFAVRILDEEALLRQELTGYDEYTEKVRYRLLPYVW is encoded by the coding sequence GTGAAACTGATTGTGCAGCTGACGATTTCGAGTCTGTTCGGAATCGTCTTCGTGGGCGCACTGCTGTTCGGCCCGGCGGGCACGTTCGACTACTGGCAGGCGTGGGTGTTCATCGTGATCTTCAGCGTGCTCACCACCGTGCCGAATCTGTATCTCGCGCAGCGCCGTCCGGAGGTGCTGCGGCGGCGGATGCGGGCCGGGCCCACCGCGGAGCGCCGGCCCGCCCAGCGGTTCGCCAGTATCGGATACCTGCTGCTGTTCGTGCTCGTCGCGGTGGTCAGCGCACTCGACCACCGGTTCGGCTGGTCGACGGTGCCGACGCCGGTCGTGGTGCTCGGGTTGGTGCTCGTCACCGTCGGGCTGGGCATCGCGATGTCGGTGATCCTGCTCAACAGCTACGCCGCCGCCACGGTCACGGTGGAACGCGACCAGCAGGTGGTCTCCACCGGGTGGTACGGCTTCGTGCGGCACCCGATGTACTTCGGGGTGCTGATCATGTTCATCGGCTGTCCGCTCGCGCTCGACTCGCTGTGGGGGTTGGTTTTGCTGCTGCCCGGTCTGGTGGTGTTCGCGGTGCGCATCCTCGACGAGGAGGCGCTGCTGCGCCAGGAGCTGACCGGATACGACGAGTACACCGAGAAGGTTCGCTACCGGTTGCTGCCGTATGTCTGGTGA
- a CDS encoding ABC transporter permease, which translates to MTTLPAVAPTVWHGTGPLLRLALLRDRVRLGIWTVALTSMMLYAPNAIRLAYPEEAQRLARINLMKTPAGMMMGGPMFGGNETDLGAMMANELMLTLIVATSILAILTVIRHTRAEEESGAAELVMSSVVGRYARTTAALILIAGVNAVLAVTMTLAMAAAGFAVADTAAMCVGVTAVAMVFGAVASVTAQLWRQARTATGAAMATLAVAALVRGIGDVIDNSGSPLSWFSPVAWAQQMRPFVDLRWWPLAMLVALTIVLTAVAALLEGRRQYDAGTIPSTGDRPRARAIRGVLALHLTLQRGQLTGWTVGLFLGGLAFGSMTKSLLDAAEDNEVIQRVIAQQGTESVYTTMTQFLAAAASAYVVSAVLRLHGDEEKGLGEAVLAGSVSRWRWLVSAVAAALVGAVVLMAAAGLGNGLGAGIAVGDPVTVARLTLAALAFVPALAVMAALAALAVAVRRPWLGWLAVAFVVVALYLGALLRLPQWLIDLSPVSQTTAPMDYPVLALVAMVVVGAGCTAAAGVLYRQRDVV; encoded by the coding sequence ATGACCACCCTGCCCGCCGTAGCCCCGACGGTGTGGCACGGAACCGGGCCGCTGCTGCGGCTGGCCCTGCTTCGCGACCGCGTCCGCCTCGGCATCTGGACCGTCGCGCTGACATCGATGATGCTCTACGCCCCCAACGCCATCCGGCTCGCCTATCCCGAGGAGGCGCAACGCCTCGCCAGGATTAACCTGATGAAGACGCCCGCCGGGATGATGATGGGCGGACCGATGTTCGGCGGCAACGAAACTGACCTCGGCGCGATGATGGCCAACGAGCTGATGCTCACACTGATCGTCGCGACGTCGATTCTCGCCATTCTCACGGTGATTCGACACACCCGCGCCGAAGAAGAAAGCGGCGCAGCCGAACTGGTGATGTCCTCGGTCGTCGGCCGATACGCCCGCACCACCGCGGCGCTGATCCTGATCGCCGGCGTCAACGCGGTGCTGGCCGTGACGATGACGCTGGCGATGGCCGCCGCCGGGTTCGCGGTCGCCGACACCGCGGCGATGTGCGTCGGCGTGACGGCGGTGGCGATGGTGTTCGGGGCGGTCGCCTCGGTGACCGCGCAGCTGTGGCGACAGGCGCGCACAGCGACCGGCGCGGCGATGGCGACGCTCGCGGTGGCCGCGCTCGTCCGCGGGATCGGCGACGTCATCGACAACTCGGGCAGCCCGCTCAGCTGGTTCTCCCCCGTCGCCTGGGCACAGCAGATGCGCCCGTTCGTCGACCTGCGGTGGTGGCCGTTGGCGATGTTGGTGGCCCTGACCATCGTGCTGACCGCGGTGGCCGCGCTGCTGGAGGGTCGCCGCCAGTACGACGCGGGCACGATCCCCTCGACCGGCGATCGCCCCCGCGCGCGAGCGATCCGCGGCGTGCTCGCGCTGCACCTGACGCTGCAGCGCGGCCAGCTCACCGGCTGGACGGTGGGCCTGTTCCTCGGCGGCCTCGCGTTCGGGTCGATGACGAAGTCGCTGCTGGACGCCGCCGAGGACAACGAGGTGATCCAGCGGGTGATCGCCCAGCAAGGCACCGAGAGCGTGTACACGACGATGACGCAGTTCCTGGCCGCGGCGGCGAGCGCCTACGTCGTCAGCGCCGTGCTGCGCCTGCACGGCGACGAGGAGAAGGGCCTCGGCGAAGCGGTGCTCGCCGGGTCGGTGTCCCGGTGGCGCTGGCTGGTGTCGGCCGTCGCCGCGGCGCTCGTCGGCGCCGTCGTGCTGATGGCGGCGGCGGGTCTGGGTAACGGGTTGGGCGCGGGCATCGCGGTCGGCGACCCGGTGACCGTCGCGCGGCTGACCCTGGCCGCTCTGGCGTTCGTGCCCGCGCTGGCGGTGATGGCCGCGCTCGCGGCGCTGGCCGTGGCGGTGCGCCGCCCGTGGCTGGGGTGGCTGGCGGTCGCGTTCGTGGTGGTCGCGCTGTACCTCGGCGCGCTGCTGCGGCTGCCGCAGTGGCTGATCGACCTGTCGCCGGTCAGCCAGACCACCGCACCGATGGACTACCCGGTGCTTGCGCTGGTCGCTATGGTCGTCGTCGGGGCGGGGTGCACCGCCGCGGCCGGCGTCCTGTACCGGCAGCGGGATGTGGTCTGA
- a CDS encoding ABC transporter ATP-binding protein, whose protein sequence is MTAQTTRHRLPADTHPAVEIHGLTKSFGRTRALDGLDLVVAPGQITGFLGPNGAGKSTTIRVLLGLLRAESGTVRLLGGDPWHDAVALHRRIAYVPGDVTLWPNLTGRQAIDFLARLRGGDVDEARRDQLIERFELDPHKKARTYSKGNRQKVAIVAAFATDAELYILDEPTSGLDPLMERAFQLCVSEVAERGAAVLLSSHILAEVEKLCDSVTIIRAGRSVRSGSLAELRHLMRTTVTARTRHDGRGLQQAPFVHEFAVRDGHYVFSVDRGDLDRAMAHLTELGILDLTVTPASLEDMFLREYQGAAR, encoded by the coding sequence ATGACAGCTCAGACGACGCGGCACCGACTGCCGGCTGACACTCACCCGGCCGTCGAGATCCATGGCCTGACAAAGTCATTCGGCCGGACCAGAGCACTCGACGGTCTCGACCTGGTGGTGGCGCCCGGTCAGATCACCGGATTCCTCGGGCCCAATGGAGCGGGCAAGTCGACCACCATCCGAGTGCTGCTCGGCCTGCTGCGCGCCGAGTCCGGCACGGTCCGCCTCCTCGGCGGAGACCCGTGGCACGACGCGGTCGCGCTGCACCGCCGCATCGCCTACGTCCCCGGTGATGTGACGCTGTGGCCCAACCTGACCGGTCGTCAGGCGATCGACTTCCTGGCCCGGCTGCGCGGCGGCGACGTCGACGAAGCCCGCCGCGACCAGCTCATCGAGCGATTCGAACTCGACCCGCACAAGAAGGCCCGCACCTACTCCAAGGGCAACCGGCAGAAGGTCGCGATCGTCGCCGCCTTCGCCACCGACGCCGAGCTCTACATCCTCGACGAACCGACCTCCGGTCTGGATCCGTTGATGGAGAGGGCGTTTCAGCTGTGCGTCAGCGAGGTTGCCGAGCGCGGCGCCGCGGTGCTGCTGTCCAGCCACATCCTTGCCGAGGTGGAGAAGCTGTGCGACAGCGTCACGATCATCAGGGCCGGCCGCAGCGTGCGGTCCGGGTCGCTGGCCGAGCTGCGCCACCTGATGCGCACCACCGTCACCGCCAGGACCCGGCACGACGGCCGCGGACTGCAGCAGGCCCCGTTCGTGCACGAATTCGCGGTCCGCGACGGGCATTACGTGTTCTCCGTCGACCGCGGCGACCTCGACCGCGCCATGGCGCACCTCACCGAACTCGGGATCCTGGACCTGACCGTGACACCGGCATCGCTCGAGGACATGTTCCTGCGCGAGTACCAAGGGGCTGCCCGATGA
- a CDS encoding TetR/AcrR family transcriptional regulator, with amino-acid sequence MRSASDDRTAAARIRDAAIDQWGQHGFTVGLRTIAEAAGVSAGLVIHHFGSKDGLRAACDDYIAGVIREVKSESMQTADPTVWLAQMAEIESYAPLMAYLVRSLQSGSQLAKHFWQQMIDNVEAYLDEGVRSGMLKPSDDPRARARYLAMASGGGFLLYLQLHESPDLRQVLHDYAEEMVLPALEVFTKGLMADSTMYDAFVEQREKGIPFSPAPQGDGDDSSDDAAPTAG; translated from the coding sequence ATGCGTTCAGCCTCCGATGACCGCACCGCCGCCGCCCGGATCCGCGACGCGGCGATCGACCAGTGGGGGCAGCATGGGTTCACCGTCGGCCTGCGGACCATCGCCGAGGCGGCAGGTGTGTCCGCCGGGCTGGTCATTCACCACTTCGGCTCCAAGGACGGGCTGCGCGCGGCGTGCGACGACTACATCGCCGGGGTGATCCGCGAGGTCAAGTCGGAGTCGATGCAGACGGCCGATCCCACCGTGTGGCTGGCACAGATGGCGGAGATCGAGTCCTATGCGCCGCTGATGGCCTACCTCGTGCGCAGCCTGCAGTCGGGCAGCCAACTGGCCAAGCACTTCTGGCAGCAGATGATCGACAACGTCGAGGCCTATCTCGACGAGGGGGTGCGCTCCGGGATGCTCAAGCCCAGCGATGACCCGCGCGCCCGGGCCCGCTATCTGGCGATGGCCAGCGGCGGCGGCTTCCTGCTCTATCTCCAACTGCACGAATCTCCCGATTTGCGCCAGGTGCTGCACGATTACGCCGAGGAGATGGTGCTGCCGGCGCTCGAGGTGTTCACCAAGGGCCTGATGGCCGACTCGACGATGTACGACGCGTTCGTCGAGCAGCGCGAAAAAGGCATCCCATTCAGCCCAGCCCCACAAGGAGATGGCGATGACAGCTCAGACGACGCGGCACCGACTGCCGGCTGA
- a CDS encoding O-methyltransferase, producing the protein MAGTDDVIGPHSRAESIVAHAEQSISEDAIVAAARDRAVDIGAGAITPAVGALLCVFAKLTGAKAVVEVGTGAGVSGLWLLSGMREDGVLTTIDVEPEHQRIAKQAFTEAGIGPGRTRLISGRAQEVLTRLADESYDLVFIDADPIDQPQFVVEGVRLLRPGGAIVVHRAALGGRAGDAAANDAEVAAVRDAARLIAEDERLTPVLVPLGDGLLAAARD; encoded by the coding sequence ATGGCAGGCACGGACGACGTCATCGGACCGCACAGCCGTGCCGAATCCATCGTCGCGCACGCCGAACAGTCCATCTCCGAGGACGCGATCGTCGCCGCTGCGCGTGACCGCGCCGTCGACATCGGTGCCGGCGCCATCACCCCGGCGGTCGGCGCGCTGCTGTGCGTGTTCGCCAAGCTGACCGGGGCCAAGGCGGTCGTCGAGGTGGGCACCGGCGCCGGGGTCAGCGGGCTGTGGTTGTTGTCGGGCATGCGCGAGGACGGCGTGCTCACCACGATCGACGTCGAGCCCGAACACCAGCGGATCGCCAAGCAGGCGTTCACCGAGGCCGGCATCGGCCCAGGACGTACCCGGCTGATCAGCGGTCGCGCCCAGGAAGTGCTCACACGGCTGGCCGACGAGTCCTACGACCTGGTGTTCATCGACGCCGATCCGATCGATCAGCCGCAGTTCGTCGTCGAAGGCGTGCGGCTGCTGCGCCCCGGCGGGGCGATCGTCGTGCATCGGGCTGCGCTCGGCGGCCGCGCGGGCGACGCCGCCGCCAACGACGCGGAGGTCGCCGCCGTCCGCGACGCCGCCAGGCTGATCGCCGAGGACGAGCGGCTCACGCCGGTGCTGGTGCCGCTGGGCGACGGCCTGCTCGCCGCCGCCCGCGACTGA
- the sigE gene encoding RNA polymerase sigma factor SigE, translating into MEDGGRWHSGNTDLDLHVAVNSEPPLPVGGCDQEDLTTIKAPTAPVSMAHLEQFTDNEWVEPTDELTGTAVFDATGDKATMPSWDELVRQHADRVYRLAYRLSGNQHDAEDLTQETFIRVFRSLQNYQPGTFEGWLHRITTNLFLDMVRRRGRIRMEALPEDYDRVPADDPNPEQIYHDSRLGPDLQAALDSLPPEFRAAVVLCDIEGLSYEEIGATLDVKLGTVRSRIHRGRQALRDYLAKHGDASYADGSAEAAKTA; encoded by the coding sequence ATGGAAGATGGCGGACGCTGGCACTCCGGGAATACCGACCTCGACCTGCATGTTGCGGTCAATAGCGAACCGCCGCTGCCCGTTGGCGGCTGTGACCAGGAGGATCTGACGACCATCAAGGCACCAACCGCTCCCGTATCGATGGCTCATCTCGAGCAGTTCACCGACAACGAGTGGGTCGAACCGACCGACGAACTGACCGGCACCGCGGTCTTCGACGCGACCGGCGACAAGGCCACCATGCCGTCGTGGGACGAGCTGGTGCGTCAGCACGCCGACCGGGTCTACCGGCTGGCCTACCGGCTCTCGGGTAACCAGCACGACGCCGAGGACCTCACCCAGGAGACGTTCATCCGGGTGTTCCGGTCGCTGCAGAACTATCAGCCCGGCACGTTCGAGGGCTGGCTGCACCGCATCACGACCAACCTCTTCCTGGACATGGTGCGCAGGCGCGGCCGCATCCGGATGGAGGCGCTGCCCGAGGACTACGACCGGGTGCCCGCCGACGACCCGAACCCCGAGCAGATCTACCACGACTCGCGGCTCGGCCCTGACCTGCAGGCCGCGCTCGACTCGCTGCCGCCGGAGTTCCGCGCCGCGGTCGTGCTGTGCGACATCGAGGGACTGTCCTACGAGGAGATCGGCGCCACGCTCGACGTCAAGCTGGGCACGGTGCGCAGCCGCATCCACCGCGGCAGGCAGGCCCTGCGCGACTACCTGGCCAAGCACGGCGACGCGAGCTACGCCGACGGCTCGGCCGAAGCTGCCAAAACCGCATAA
- the rseA gene encoding anti-sigma E factor RseA, whose protein sequence is MVDRGHVFRRAFSWLPAQFASQSDAPVGPRQFGSTEHLSTEAIAAFVDGELRLTPHLRAANHLSLCPQCAAEVAAQRQARAALRDSRPIVVPTSLLGLLSEIPHHSPPEPPVETQQPQFAEDAARSRRRRR, encoded by the coding sequence ATGGTCGACCGGGGACACGTGTTCCGCCGGGCCTTTTCCTGGTTGCCTGCTCAGTTCGCCTCTCAGAGTGACGCACCGGTCGGCCCGCGCCAGTTCGGTTCCACCGAACACCTCTCGACCGAGGCCATCGCCGCCTTCGTCGACGGCGAGCTGCGGCTGACTCCGCACCTGCGCGCCGCCAACCACCTGTCGCTGTGCCCGCAGTGCGCGGCGGAGGTCGCGGCGCAGCGGCAGGCCCGCGCGGCGTTGCGGGATTCGCGTCCGATCGTCGTACCGACCTCGCTTCTCGGGCTGTTGTCCGAGATCCCGCACCATTCGCCGCCCGAACCGCCCGTGGAAACGCAGCAGCCACAGTTTGCTGAGGACGCCGCGCGGTCCCGACGTAGACGCCGGTAG